Proteins encoded together in one Carassius auratus strain Wakin chromosome 32, ASM336829v1, whole genome shotgun sequence window:
- the LOC113052069 gene encoding arachidonate 5-lipoxygenase-like, whose protein sequence is MEYKVTVATGTSKYSGTNNYIYLTLVGERGESERTVLDNPGLDFCRGAVDDYTVKSSADLGPLILVRLEKQKFYVEDNWFCRYVKVSIPGERRSYSFPCYRWLVGDKVIVELREGTAKKISDDTLPLEISHRTTELLERQKIYRWLAWAPGIPKCIDAKSEADLPQDARFDNEKRSDFVGSLQYALLELSLKRLALMFGKSWEDLKDFKKIFWTLKSPIAEYTMNHWKEDSFFGYQFLNGSNPRMISRCKELPSNFRVTGDMVQSSLIPTTTLKEELKKGNIFLVDQAIMDGIPANVIRDKAQHIAAPLCLLYEHPEKGLIPIAIQLEQKPDKETPIFLPSDPPLAWLLAKMWVRHSEFQIFQVLSHLLRTHLVAEVFCVATLRQLPAVHPIYKLLAPHLRYTLEINCRSRSQLISSEGIFKSVVSTGGDGLLILAQRGYKVLTYRSFQPKFDFMDRGVTKIKDYFYRDHSMMLWDVIQNFVSGIVSLYYKSDLEVEQDSEIQAWINDVAVEGFVDLPHFGLASELKTKEELITLLSMVIFTSTSQHAATNNGQFDWCAWVPNTPCTMRCPPPTDKDAVTMDMIMDTLPDISQSCMQMAITWHLGRAQPDAIPLGQYVEQYFTEPAALKVIDQFRKELKELEEHIIAQNEGQELPYLYLSPSRIENSITI, encoded by the exons ATGGAGTACAAAGTGACAGTGGCCACGGGGACCTCCAAATATTCGGGAACAAATAACTATATATACTTGACTCTGgttggagagagaggagagagtgagagaaccGTGCTGGACAATCCAGGCCTAGACTTCTGCAGAGGAGCA GTGGATGATTACACTGTTAAAAGTTCTGCTGATTTGGGTCCCCTGATACTGGTGCGCCTGGAGAAGCAGAAGTTCTATGTGGAGGATAACTGGTTCTGCCGTTATGTGAAAGTCAGTATACCTGGAGAAAGACGCAGCTATAGTTTTCCCTGTTACCGTTGGCTAGTGGGAGATAAAGTGATAGTAGAGCTCAGAGAAGGCACAG CCAAAAAGATCAGTGATGACACCTTGCCACTGGAGATATCTCACAGAACGACAGAGCTTCTGGAGAGGCAGAAAATATACAG ATGGCTTGCATGGGCCCCCGGCATTCCAAAATGCATTGATGCCAAGTCAGAGGCTGATCTCCCGCAGGACGCTCGCTTTGACAACGAAAAGCGCAGTGACTTTGTGGGATCCCTTCAGTATGC GCTTTTGGAGCTCTCTCTGAAAAGACTGGCACTCATGTTCGGAAAGTCTTGGGAAGACCTGAAAGACTTCAAAAAGATCTTCTGGACGCTAAAAAGTCCCATAGCTG AATACACCATGAATCACTGGAAAGAAGACAGTTTTTTTGGTTACCAGTTCCTCAACGGCTCAAACCCAAGAATGATTTCTAGGTGCAAGGAGCTGCCCTCAAACTTCCGTGTCACGGGAGACATGGTGCAGTCTTCTCTTATACCTACAACCACTTTGAAGGAAGAACTCAAG AAAGGAAATATATTTCTGGTTGATCAAGCAATAATGGATGGGATTCCTGCCAATGTAATCAGAGACAAGGCACAGCACATAGCTGCCCCACTTTGCTTACTGTATGAACATCCTGAGAAAGGTCTCATTCCCATCGCCATACAG CTCGAACAGAAACCTGATAAGGAAACACCCATATTTCTACCTAGCGATCCACCTCTGGCCTGGTTATTAGCAAAGATGTGGGTTCGTCACTCTGAGTTCCAGATCTTTCAGGTGTTATCACATCTGCTACGCACACACTTGGTGGCAGAAGTGTTCTGTGTGGCCACACTCCGACAGCTGCCTGCTGTTCACCCCATATATAAG CTCTTGGCTCCACACCTGAGGTATACACTTGAGATTAACTGTCGTAGCAGATCACAGCTGATCTCCTCGGAGGGCATCTTCAAAAGT GTGGTATCAACAGGTGGAGATGGACTCTTGATTCTGGCACAGAGGGGGTATAAAGTGTTAACCTATCGCTCCTTCCAGCCCAAATTTGACTTCATGGACAGAGGAGTTACTAAAATAAAAGACTATTTCTACAGGGACCATTCTATGATGCTGTGGGATGTCATTCAAAA TTTTGTTTCAGGAATAGTTTCCCTCTACTACAAGAGTGATCTTGAAGTTGAACAGGATTCAGAAATTCAGGCGTGGATTAATGATGTGGCTGTGGAGGGCTTTGTGGATCTGCCACATTTTG GCCTAGCTAGTGAGCTGAAGACAAAAGAAGAACTCATCACACTGTTAAGCATGGTGATCTTTACCAGCACATCACAACATGCTGCCACCAATAATGGACAG TTTGATTGGTGTGCATGGGTACCCAACACACCCTGCACCATGCGGTGCCCTCCACCAACAGATAAGGATGCTGTCACCATGGACATGATCATGGACACACTCCCTGATATCAGCCAGTCCTGTATGCAAATGGCCATCACGTGGCATTTGGGCAGAGCACAGCCAGATGCG ATTCCATTGGGCCAGTATGTGGAACAGTACTTTACCGAGCCTGCTGCTTTGAAAGTGATTGATCAGTTCAGAAAGGAGCTGAAAGAACTGGAGGAGCATATAATAGCTCAGAATGAGGGACAAGAACTGCCGTACCTTTATCTGAGTCCAAGCCGCATAGAAAACAGCATCACCATTTAG